A single window of Larimichthys crocea isolate SSNF chromosome XII, L_crocea_2.0, whole genome shotgun sequence DNA harbors:
- the znf277 gene encoding zinc finger protein 277 gives MAARDEGKDGQDSILEPLCFPEQPADGASTPSLQGPSTELLVCLFCPESVPLLQKDVLLKHLLLEHKLVVADVKLIADLPKYMLYWKGRFLEQPVTDFCSVIKTNSTGPVEKQEDYFLLCDVLPEDRILRERLQQKRLEEVLEQQQVERDDNSFHHLCMFCSEEFTGNRSSLLNHMAREHSFSIGLPDNIVYCKQFLDTLQSKLDNLQCLYCEKTFRDKTTLKDHMRKKAHRRINASNREYDRFYVINYLELGKTWEEVQSEDDRELADDEDDDWSDWQAHPVSAVCLFCDHQSETMEQIYTHMKEAHDFDLHKLRTELNLKFYQQVKLVNFIRRQIHQNRCYGCQEKFDSRENVLRHVVAEGHVMKLPDVSIWNQPQYYFPTYENDALLCTLSDSDESDDKTHSEDVPVIAEDISDLRALKQTSVLNQLLKNRSSCS, from the exons ATGGCCGCGCGCGACGAAGGCAAAGACG GTCAGGACAGCATCCTGGAGCCGCTGTGTTTCCCTGAGCAGCCAGCTGATGGCGCCAGCACTCCCAGCCTGCAGGGTCCCAGCACGGAGCTGCTGGTGTGTCTGTTCTGCCCCGAGTCCGTCCCCCTGCTGCAGAAAGACGTCCTCCTCAAACACCTGCTGCTGGAGCACAAGCTGGTCGTCGCCGACGTCAAGCTCATCGCCGACCTCCCGAA GTACATGTTGTACTGGAAGGGAAGATTTCTGGAGCAGCCGGTCACAGATTTCTGCAGCGTGATCAAGACAAACTCCACCGGCCCAGTCG AGAAACAGGAGGACTACTTCCTGCTGTGCGACGTCCTCCCAGAGGACCGAATCCTCCGAGAGAGGCTCCAACAGAAACGACTG GAGGAGGttctggagcagcagcaggtcgaGAGAGACGACAACAGCTTCCATCATCTCTGCATGTTCTGCAGTGAAGAGTTCACCGGAAACAG GTCGTCTCTGCTGAACCACATGGCCAGAGAACATTCCTTCAGCATCGGACTGCCGGACAACATCGTCTACTGCAAACAGTTTCTGGACACTCTGCAGAGCAAGCTAGACAA TCTGCAGTGTTTGTACTGTGAGAAAACCTTCCGGGATAAAACGACGCTGAAGGATCACATGAGGAAGAAAGCTCACCGCCGCATCAACGCCAGCAACCGCGAGTACGACCGCTTCTACGTCATCAACTACCTG GAGCTGGGGAAGACCTGGGAGGAAGTTCAGAGCGAGGACGACCGCGAGCTCGCAGACGATGAAGATGA TGATTGGTCGGACTGGCAGGCCCATCCggtctctgctgtgtgtctgttctgtgaTCATCAGTCAGAAACGATGGAGCAGATCTACACTCACATGAAG GAAGCTCACGACTTTGATCTCCACAAGCTGAGGACAGAACTCA ATCTTAAGTTCTATCAGCAGGTCAAACTGGTGAACTTCATCCGGCGGCAGATCCACCAGAATCGCTGCTACGGCTGCCAGGAAAAGTTCGACTCCAGAGAAAACGTCCTCCGTCACGTCGTGGCTGAAGGTCATGTGATGAAGCTGCCGGACGTGTCGATCTGGAACCAACCGCA GTATTACTTCCCCACGTACGAGAACGACGCCCTCCTGTGCACGCTGTCCGACAGCGACGAAAGTGACGACAAGACTCACAGCGAGGACGTCCCGGTCATCGCTGAAGACATCTCTGACCTCCGAGCGCTAAAACAGACCAGCGTCCTCAACCAGCTGCTGAAGAACAGAAGCTCCTGCAGCTAG